The Apium graveolens cultivar Ventura chromosome 6, ASM990537v1, whole genome shotgun sequence genome contains a region encoding:
- the LOC141668090 gene encoding uncharacterized protein LOC141668090 isoform X1 codes for MSFFDLNIPYLESIKPSSINTIEKATRLKLIVKAMELGYTAVAYNRTIRGVMSESDRCSISLFPLSSLLRVSPCLLSNVEFHRSVLGVSKATPFRQYTRLTVVVDNSQQAAALNSGNPVLKTYDIVAVRPVNQMAFEQACRTSEVELIAIDFSDKLPFRLKQPLVKAAIERGVYFEITYSSVIMDAQARRQMISSAKSHHIDDNCCCLVLGLLMNNELLVDWTKGKNLIFSSAAPSVTELRGPYDVANLMTLLGITMERAKAAISKNCRSLVADSIRKKKFYKEAIKVVLVTKDPEFDEWLKWDPISSGEGDLLLDEMAKSFDTFSKESTKVKAIDFASVIDSLPANGLQIKDMVPITKPSSELNSGNNLSSVKKTSEPVDAPSVPKADQTSARDQISDSTNLKKLSEESLKGFTEVSSSFDAAISNNGHELNSVQLLTCTSISETCVLLEIDTLEGHVMQPERDMTTCRTKYPGETATVYTWSKEEEIAKDCNALAHTQTSTMLIDNNLSSLQSELCKQSSSLDVVSCTQHVVMDDIPIEKDIEVNAGGTVEAFTVSKDNSSACVSEVCLRLNNTGAVFATPDEVSLDADMKYKSDLYIAPDLSLHECTMIKEQVKLTGDGGAVSILDEPSVLDSYDSSLAGNPIADTPMEDQKQIKDQNGTEHHVSDSSHLGTRRKKGKTSRSMFPFRRLWNPIQFKKKSRTSKRKIVTR; via the exons ATGAGTTTCTTCGATTTGAACATCCCTTACTTAGAATCAATTAAACCTAGTTCCATCAATACAATCGAAAAAGCCACTCGACTGAAACTCATTGTCAAAGCAATGGAGCTAGGTTACACTGCCGTCGCTTACAACCGCACGATCAGAGGCGTCATGTCTGAATCTGACCGTTGCTCTATCTCTTTATTTCCTTTATCTTCTCTACTTAGAGTGTCTCCTTGTTTGTTATCGAATGTTGAGTTTCATCGGAGTGTTTTAGGTGTGTCCAAAGCGACGCCGTTTAGGCAGTACACGCGATTGACGGTCGTGGTGGATAATTCTCAGCAAGCGGCGGCTCTTAATTCGGGGAATCCTGTGTTGAAAACGTATGATATTGTTGCGGTTAGGCCGGTTAATCAGATGGCGTTTGAACAGGCCTGTCGAACTTCTGAG GTGGAATTGATTGCTATTGATTTTTCGGACAAGTTGCCATTTCGGTTGAAGCAGCCTTTGGTTAAAGCTGCAATTGAg CGTGGAGTCTATTTTGAGATTACTTATTCCAGCGTTATAATGGATGCTCAAGCAAGAAGGCAAATGATATCTAGTGCCAAG TCTCACCATATAGATGATAACTGCTGCTGCTTGGTCTTGGGCTTGCTCATGAACAACGAA CTGCTTGTGGATTGGACTAAAGGAAAAAATCTAATTTTTTCAAGTGCTGCTCCTTCTGTAACTGAGCTTAGAGGACCGTATGATGTTGCAAATTTAATGACTTTACTTGGGATCACGATGGAACGTGCGAAAGCAGCTATCTCCAAAAACTGTAG ATCACTTGTAGCTGATTCTATAAGGAAAAAGAAATTTTACAAAGAGGCCATTAAAGTAGTATTAGTAACCAAAGATCCTGAGTTTGATGAGTGGCTTAAATGGGACCCCATCTCGAGTGGTGAGGGGGATTTGTTATTAGATGAAATGGCGAAGTCGTTCGATACCTTCAGTAAAGAATCAACTAAAGTGAAAGCTATTGATTTTGCTTCAGTTATAGATAGCTTACCAGCAAATGGCTTGCAAATCAAGGATATGGTGCCTATTACAAAGCCGTCATCGGAACTTAATAGCGGTAACAACTTGTCTTCTGTAAAGAAAACCTCGGAACCGGTTGATGCTCCTAGTGTACCTAAGGCAGATCAGACTTCAGCAAGAGATCAGATTTCTGACTCTACCAACTTAAAAAAATTGTCGGAGGAGAGTTTGAAAGGTTTTACTGAGGTTTCAAGTAGCTTTGATGCAGCCATTAGCAATAATGGACACGAATTGAATAGTGTGCAGTTACTAACTTGCACCAGTATTTCTGAAACTTGTGTTTTGTTAGAGATTGATACTTTAGAAGGTCATGTTATGCAACCAGAAAGGGATATGACTACTTGTCGAACTAAATATCCTGGTGAAACTGCAACAGTTTACACTTGGAGCAAAGAGGAAGAAATTGCCAAAGACTGTAATGCTCTTGCTCATACACAAACATCTACAATGTTGATTGATAACAATCTCTCTTCTCTTCAAAGTGAACTATGCAAGCAATCAAGTAGTTTAGACGTAGTTTCATGTACGCAACATGTCGTGATGGATGATATTCCAATTGAGAAAGATATTGAAGTTAATGCTGGTGGCACTGTTGAAGCTTTTACTGTATCAAAAGATAATAGTTCTGCTTGTGTGAGTGAAGTATGCTTACGCTTGAATAATACCGGTGCAGTTTTTGCGACACCAGATGAAGTCTCACTTGATGCAGATATGAAGTATAAATCAGATCTGTATATTGCTCCTGATTTGTCTTTGCATGAATGTACAATGATAAAAGAACAAGTTAAGCTAACTGGTGATGGTGGTGCAGTTAGTATTTTGGATGAGCCGTCTGTCTTAGACTCTTATGATTCTTCACTCGCCGGTAATCCAATAGCAGACACACCTATGGAAGATCAAAAACAGATAAAGGATCAGAATGGAACAGAACATCATGTTTCAGATAGTTCCCATTTAG GTACCCGCAGAAAAAAAGGAAAGACATCTCGTTCTATGTTTCCTTTCAGGCGTTTATGGAATCCTATACAATTTAAGAAGAAATCCCGAACTTCAAAAAGGAAAATTGTAACTAGGTAA
- the LOC141668090 gene encoding protein GAMETOPHYTE DEFECTIVE 1 isoform X2, with product MSFFDLNIPYLESIKPSSINTIEKATRLKLIVKAMELGYTAVAYNRTIRGVMSESDRCSISLFPLSSLLRVSPCLLSNVEFHRSVLGVSKATPFRQYTRLTVVVDNSQQAAALNSGNPVLKTYDIVAVRPVNQMAFEQACRTSEVELIAIDFSDKLPFRLKQPLVKAAIERGVYFEITYSSVIMDAQARRQMISSAKLLVDWTKGKNLIFSSAAPSVTELRGPYDVANLMTLLGITMERAKAAISKNCRSLVADSIRKKKFYKEAIKVVLVTKDPEFDEWLKWDPISSGEGDLLLDEMAKSFDTFSKESTKVKAIDFASVIDSLPANGLQIKDMVPITKPSSELNSGNNLSSVKKTSEPVDAPSVPKADQTSARDQISDSTNLKKLSEESLKGFTEVSSSFDAAISNNGHELNSVQLLTCTSISETCVLLEIDTLEGHVMQPERDMTTCRTKYPGETATVYTWSKEEEIAKDCNALAHTQTSTMLIDNNLSSLQSELCKQSSSLDVVSCTQHVVMDDIPIEKDIEVNAGGTVEAFTVSKDNSSACVSEVCLRLNNTGAVFATPDEVSLDADMKYKSDLYIAPDLSLHECTMIKEQVKLTGDGGAVSILDEPSVLDSYDSSLAGNPIADTPMEDQKQIKDQNGTEHHVSDSSHLGTRRKKGKTSRSMFPFRRLWNPIQFKKKSRTSKRKIVTR from the exons ATGAGTTTCTTCGATTTGAACATCCCTTACTTAGAATCAATTAAACCTAGTTCCATCAATACAATCGAAAAAGCCACTCGACTGAAACTCATTGTCAAAGCAATGGAGCTAGGTTACACTGCCGTCGCTTACAACCGCACGATCAGAGGCGTCATGTCTGAATCTGACCGTTGCTCTATCTCTTTATTTCCTTTATCTTCTCTACTTAGAGTGTCTCCTTGTTTGTTATCGAATGTTGAGTTTCATCGGAGTGTTTTAGGTGTGTCCAAAGCGACGCCGTTTAGGCAGTACACGCGATTGACGGTCGTGGTGGATAATTCTCAGCAAGCGGCGGCTCTTAATTCGGGGAATCCTGTGTTGAAAACGTATGATATTGTTGCGGTTAGGCCGGTTAATCAGATGGCGTTTGAACAGGCCTGTCGAACTTCTGAG GTGGAATTGATTGCTATTGATTTTTCGGACAAGTTGCCATTTCGGTTGAAGCAGCCTTTGGTTAAAGCTGCAATTGAg CGTGGAGTCTATTTTGAGATTACTTATTCCAGCGTTATAATGGATGCTCAAGCAAGAAGGCAAATGATATCTAGTGCCAAG CTGCTTGTGGATTGGACTAAAGGAAAAAATCTAATTTTTTCAAGTGCTGCTCCTTCTGTAACTGAGCTTAGAGGACCGTATGATGTTGCAAATTTAATGACTTTACTTGGGATCACGATGGAACGTGCGAAAGCAGCTATCTCCAAAAACTGTAG ATCACTTGTAGCTGATTCTATAAGGAAAAAGAAATTTTACAAAGAGGCCATTAAAGTAGTATTAGTAACCAAAGATCCTGAGTTTGATGAGTGGCTTAAATGGGACCCCATCTCGAGTGGTGAGGGGGATTTGTTATTAGATGAAATGGCGAAGTCGTTCGATACCTTCAGTAAAGAATCAACTAAAGTGAAAGCTATTGATTTTGCTTCAGTTATAGATAGCTTACCAGCAAATGGCTTGCAAATCAAGGATATGGTGCCTATTACAAAGCCGTCATCGGAACTTAATAGCGGTAACAACTTGTCTTCTGTAAAGAAAACCTCGGAACCGGTTGATGCTCCTAGTGTACCTAAGGCAGATCAGACTTCAGCAAGAGATCAGATTTCTGACTCTACCAACTTAAAAAAATTGTCGGAGGAGAGTTTGAAAGGTTTTACTGAGGTTTCAAGTAGCTTTGATGCAGCCATTAGCAATAATGGACACGAATTGAATAGTGTGCAGTTACTAACTTGCACCAGTATTTCTGAAACTTGTGTTTTGTTAGAGATTGATACTTTAGAAGGTCATGTTATGCAACCAGAAAGGGATATGACTACTTGTCGAACTAAATATCCTGGTGAAACTGCAACAGTTTACACTTGGAGCAAAGAGGAAGAAATTGCCAAAGACTGTAATGCTCTTGCTCATACACAAACATCTACAATGTTGATTGATAACAATCTCTCTTCTCTTCAAAGTGAACTATGCAAGCAATCAAGTAGTTTAGACGTAGTTTCATGTACGCAACATGTCGTGATGGATGATATTCCAATTGAGAAAGATATTGAAGTTAATGCTGGTGGCACTGTTGAAGCTTTTACTGTATCAAAAGATAATAGTTCTGCTTGTGTGAGTGAAGTATGCTTACGCTTGAATAATACCGGTGCAGTTTTTGCGACACCAGATGAAGTCTCACTTGATGCAGATATGAAGTATAAATCAGATCTGTATATTGCTCCTGATTTGTCTTTGCATGAATGTACAATGATAAAAGAACAAGTTAAGCTAACTGGTGATGGTGGTGCAGTTAGTATTTTGGATGAGCCGTCTGTCTTAGACTCTTATGATTCTTCACTCGCCGGTAATCCAATAGCAGACACACCTATGGAAGATCAAAAACAGATAAAGGATCAGAATGGAACAGAACATCATGTTTCAGATAGTTCCCATTTAG GTACCCGCAGAAAAAAAGGAAAGACATCTCGTTCTATGTTTCCTTTCAGGCGTTTATGGAATCCTATACAATTTAAGAAGAAATCCCGAACTTCAAAAAGGAAAATTGTAACTAGGTAA
- the LOC141667877 gene encoding two-component response regulator-like APRR1 has protein sequence MYGYNNSSTCNSYNYSSSSNDLSYPYDGDFLGHSQAPPLNLESFMIPNNEYDSLSAALMMKQELCNYTTSSGGCSSYGSPTSLTSYEAQPFNDLMMQRSVSSHSFYNNMSGIQYHHQLAKFPGLEDSSPVRKAFSTGDLERINMVQQHHRSDSSLSNESSIIECMNAKACKYSPEEKREKIEKYRSKRNQRNFNKKIKYVCRKTLADSRPRIRGRFAKNSDESEKGGQMISEWHHSAAYNHGDPEDDENWINFLDAVSANLIP, from the exons ATGTATGGATATAATAACTCCAGTACTTGTAATAGCTACAACTACAGCAGTAGTAGTAATGACCTCTCTTACCCTTATGATGGGGACTTTCTCGGACATTCTCAGGCACCCCCTCTAAACCTTGAGAGCTTCATGATTCCAAACAATGAGTATGACTCTCTCTCAGCTGCATTGATGATGAAACAAGAGCTTTGTAACTACACTACTAGTAGTGGTGGGTGCAGTAGCTATGGTTCTCCTACTTCACTCACTAGTTATGAAGCTCAACCTTTTAATGATTTGATGATGCAGAGGAGTGTGAGTAGTCACTCGTTTTACAATAATATGAGTGGGATTCAGTATCATCACCAGCTCGCTAAGTTTCCCGGATTGGAGGATTCTAGTCCGGTGAGAAAGGCTTTCAGCACCGGAGATTTGGAG AGAATTAATATGGTACAACAGCACCATAGATCAGACAGTTCATTATCAAATGAGAGCAGCATTATTGAGTGTATGAACGCTAAAGCATGCAAGTACAGTCCTGAAGAAAAAAGGGAGAAAATTGAGAAATATAGAAGCAAGCGTAACCAGAGAAATTTCAACAAGAAAATAAAG TATGTATGCCGAAAGACATTAGCTGATAGTCGACCAAGAATCAGAGGAAGATTTGCAAAGAACAGTGATGAAAGTGAAAAGGGAGGGCAGATGATAAGTGAATGGCACCATAGTGCTGCTTATAATCATGGAGATCCTGAAGACGATGAGAACTGGATCAATTTCCTCGACGCTGTCTCAGCTAATTTGATTCCTTGA